From Thalassotalea euphylliae, the proteins below share one genomic window:
- the fusA gene encoding elongation factor G, giving the protein MADLSKYRNIGIFAHVDAGKTTTTERILKLTGMIHKIGEVHDGESTTDFMEQEAERGITIQSAAVTCEWKKHRFNVIDTPGHVDFTVEVYRSLKVLDGGIGVFCGSGGVEPQSETNWRYANESKVARLIFVNKLDRLGANFFRVKDQVKNVLGANPLVMTLPIGEEDNFVGVVDVLSQKAYVWDDSGQPENYEVQDIPADMVDQAAEYREMLIETALEADDDLLMEYMEGVEPSEEQIKACIRKGTNELLFFPTYCGSAFKNKGMQLLLDAVVDYLPSPTEVPPQPLTDEEGEPTGEHAIVDAEEPFRALAFKIMDDRFGALTFVRVYSGRIKKGDTVLNSFTGKTERIGRMVEMQAEDRTELTEAQAGDILAIVGMKNVQTGHTLCDVKQPCTLEAMVFPEPVISIAVSPKEKGGAEKMGIAIGKMVAEDPTFQVETDEDSGETILKGMGELHLDIKVDILKRTYGVELEVGKPQVAYRETITQAIEDSYTHKKQSGGSGQFGKIDYRIKPGEPNSGFTFKSTVVGGNVPKEFFPAIEKGFKGMMDQGVLAGFPVLDVEIELFDGGFHAVDSSAVAFEIAAKGAFRQSIPKAGAQLLEPIMKVDVFTPEDNVGDVIGDLNRRRGMIKDQEAGTTGVRIKADVPLSEMFGYIGHLRTITSGRGQFSMEFSHYAAAPQNVAEEVIAEVKARNEAK; this is encoded by the coding sequence ATGGCAGATTTATCAAAATACAGAAATATTGGTATTTTCGCTCACGTTGATGCTGGTAAAACCACAACAACTGAACGAATTTTGAAACTTACAGGTATGATCCACAAGATCGGTGAAGTTCACGATGGTGAATCTACTACTGACTTCATGGAGCAAGAAGCTGAGCGTGGTATTACTATCCAGTCTGCTGCTGTAACTTGTGAGTGGAAAAAGCACCGTTTTAACGTAATCGACACCCCGGGTCACGTTGACTTCACAGTTGAAGTTTACCGTTCTCTTAAAGTGCTTGATGGTGGTATTGGTGTATTCTGTGGTTCTGGTGGTGTTGAGCCGCAATCAGAAACTAACTGGCGTTACGCGAACGAGTCAAAAGTTGCTCGTTTGATCTTCGTTAACAAGTTAGACCGTTTAGGTGCAAACTTCTTCCGCGTTAAAGACCAAGTGAAAAACGTACTTGGCGCTAACCCACTAGTGATGACTTTACCAATTGGTGAAGAAGATAACTTCGTTGGTGTTGTTGACGTATTAAGCCAAAAAGCTTACGTATGGGATGATTCAGGTCAACCAGAAAACTACGAAGTTCAAGACATTCCAGCAGACATGGTAGACCAAGCTGCTGAGTACCGTGAAATGTTAATCGAAACTGCACTAGAAGCAGACGATGACTTATTAATGGAATACATGGAAGGTGTTGAGCCTTCTGAAGAGCAAATCAAAGCCTGTATCCGTAAAGGTACAAACGAGTTATTGTTCTTCCCTACATACTGTGGTTCTGCGTTCAAGAACAAAGGTATGCAATTGCTTCTTGACGCTGTTGTTGACTACTTACCGTCACCAACTGAAGTTCCACCTCAGCCACTTACTGACGAAGAAGGTGAGCCTACTGGTGAACACGCTATTGTTGACGCTGAAGAGCCGTTCCGTGCCTTAGCATTCAAAATTATGGATGACCGTTTCGGTGCACTTACGTTCGTACGTGTATATTCTGGTCGCATCAAGAAAGGTGACACAGTACTTAACTCGTTCACTGGTAAAACAGAGCGTATCGGTCGTATGGTTGAGATGCAAGCGGAAGACCGTACTGAGCTTACTGAAGCACAAGCGGGTGACATTCTTGCTATCGTAGGTATGAAGAACGTTCAAACAGGTCACACATTATGTGATGTGAAACAGCCTTGTACGCTTGAAGCGATGGTATTCCCAGAGCCAGTAATCTCAATCGCTGTTTCTCCAAAAGAGAAAGGTGGTGCTGAGAAGATGGGTATCGCGATCGGTAAGATGGTTGCAGAAGATCCAACGTTCCAAGTTGAAACTGACGAAGATTCAGGTGAAACCATCCTTAAAGGTATGGGTGAACTTCACTTAGACATCAAAGTTGACATCCTTAAGCGTACTTACGGTGTTGAACTAGAAGTTGGTAAGCCACAAGTAGCGTACCGTGAAACGATCACACAAGCGATTGAAGATTCATACACGCATAAGAAACAATCTGGTGGTTCTGGTCAGTTCGGTAAGATCGACTACCGCATCAAGCCAGGTGAGCCAAACTCAGGCTTCACATTTAAGTCTACCGTTGTAGGTGGTAACGTTCCTAAGGAATTCTTCCCTGCAATCGAGAAAGGCTTTAAAGGAATGATGGATCAAGGTGTTCTAGCTGGCTTCCCAGTATTAGACGTTGAGATCGAATTATTCGACGGTGGTTTCCACGCAGTTGACTCGTCAGCAGTAGCGTTCGAAATCGCAGCGAAAGGCGCTTTCCGTCAATCAATTCCAAAAGCTGGTGCACAACTTCTTGAGCCAATCATGAAAGTTGACGTGTTCACGCCAGAAGACAACGTTGGTGACGTAATTGGTGACCTTAACCGTCGTCGCGGTATGATCAAAGACCAAGAAGCTGGTACTACTGGCGTTCGCATTAAAGCAGACGTTCCATTATCAGAAATGTTTGGTTACATCGGTCACTTACGTACAATCACTTCAGGTCGTGGTCAATTCTCTATGGAATTCAGCCACTACGCAGCAGCACCACAGAACGTTGCTGAAGAAGTTATCGCTGAAGTTAAAGCACGTAACGAAGCTAAGTAA
- a CDS encoding WYL domain-containing protein has product MDVSQYPYAQRQRLAFIDFCLQYFGQIARADLINHFKVGMASGTRDFALYKELVPDNLHLVHQTKLYYRTEQFKPLFNHQGEAVLTGLCRGFGDGIAAINQPSEVCFEAVRLIQPDSEIIAALMRAITHQQAVKCRYVSLSSGEQGRVIVPHSIVNNGHRWHVRAFDRKSASFRDFSCTRFVEAKVLAVEAKQDELCQADREWSTILTLTLKPHPKVTQPRAIEMDYHMVEGSLTLEVRAALVGYLLQQWQVDCSPNHHLDPSQHPLCLTNSEVLTSHDNAILAPGYSQPESLLDNAIDRPAQRIDNTKETHHGKF; this is encoded by the coding sequence ATGGACGTTAGCCAATACCCATACGCCCAGCGTCAGCGGCTGGCATTTATTGATTTTTGTTTACAGTATTTTGGCCAGATCGCCCGTGCCGATCTTATCAACCATTTTAAGGTGGGAATGGCATCAGGCACTCGTGACTTTGCTCTATATAAAGAACTAGTACCTGATAACTTGCATTTAGTGCATCAAACTAAGCTCTATTATCGAACCGAGCAATTTAAGCCGTTATTTAACCATCAGGGTGAGGCGGTTTTAACTGGCTTGTGTCGAGGGTTTGGCGATGGTATTGCAGCCATTAATCAGCCTAGCGAGGTTTGCTTTGAAGCGGTGCGCTTAATTCAGCCTGACAGTGAAATCATTGCCGCATTAATGCGGGCGATCACTCATCAGCAAGCGGTTAAGTGTCGCTATGTCTCGCTTTCTTCCGGTGAACAAGGGCGAGTAATAGTGCCCCACAGCATTGTCAATAATGGCCATCGCTGGCATGTGCGGGCATTTGATCGCAAGTCGGCCAGCTTTCGTGATTTCTCCTGTACCCGTTTTGTCGAGGCTAAAGTGCTAGCGGTTGAGGCTAAGCAAGATGAACTTTGCCAGGCTGATCGGGAGTGGTCAACAATATTAACCTTAACGTTAAAGCCTCACCCAAAGGTTACTCAACCTCGGGCGATTGAAATGGATTACCACATGGTCGAGGGCAGCTTAACATTGGAAGTGAGAGCGGCCTTGGTTGGCTATTTGTTGCAACAATGGCAGGTTGATTGCTCACCAAACCATCACTTAGATCCCAGCCAGCACCCATTGTGTTTAACTAATTCAGAGGTGCTAACGAGCCATGACAATGCCATACTCGCGCCCGGTTATAGTCAGCCTGAAAGCTTATTAGACAACGCAATAGATAGACCTGCTCAGCGCATTGATAACACCAAGGAAACTCATCATGGCAAGTTTTGA
- a CDS encoding DUF3375 domain-containing protein, whose protein sequence is MASFDYDFLEQLKEHNIALKLLRSPHFPLLGSFFYQVFIQKNRRSVNYQELVALLTHHLADINESYQVEAGVEKYPKSAKAYIDDWISQRGGYLRKYLPPQGDEPECDLLPDVEKALRWLEGMQGKSFVGTESRLKLLLELIADLVHGTSEDQSAKLATLEQRKAELEQQIERVKQGIDAGYSATQVREKVYLITDMSRQLMGDFRQVEANFRELDKETRKKITLSGAQKGTVLDAVFGDQDIIDESDQGKSFGAFFELLMHSEMRNNMRGDLNTLLNSAFCPDFANDDELLQHLYSYLLDAGNSVNSTKQQITDQLRRYIQEQSQDNKRILSLIRDFESATHHLSQQQAEQGRPDFKQDKAFTELDSFQAMIAQQLSRQLYQPKQQESLDSAIVENNPAPDIDLSRLLEVSHINEQQLRQQIASCLQQLSGQATLAQVIESYPIQYGLDELLTYVKMACEQEISANINDQVPQQISWQVQQNNQLVTRQVQLPTITFIRD, encoded by the coding sequence ATGGCAAGTTTTGATTATGATTTTTTAGAACAACTGAAAGAGCATAACATTGCCCTTAAACTACTGCGCTCGCCGCACTTTCCTTTATTAGGCAGCTTTTTTTACCAAGTGTTTATTCAAAAGAATCGTCGCAGTGTTAACTATCAGGAGTTGGTTGCACTATTGACCCATCACCTGGCTGATATTAATGAAAGCTATCAAGTTGAGGCTGGTGTGGAAAAATACCCAAAATCAGCAAAAGCCTATATCGACGATTGGATCAGTCAACGAGGTGGTTACTTGCGAAAATACCTGCCCCCACAAGGCGACGAGCCGGAATGTGATTTACTGCCAGATGTCGAAAAAGCCCTGCGTTGGCTTGAAGGCATGCAAGGTAAAAGCTTTGTCGGCACAGAATCCCGTTTGAAACTTTTGTTGGAGTTAATTGCCGACCTGGTACATGGTACCTCGGAGGATCAAAGTGCTAAATTGGCAACACTGGAGCAACGTAAGGCTGAGCTTGAGCAGCAAATTGAGCGAGTAAAACAAGGTATAGATGCAGGTTATTCCGCGACACAAGTGCGAGAAAAAGTGTATTTGATTACCGATATGTCACGGCAATTGATGGGGGATTTTCGCCAGGTTGAGGCCAACTTTCGCGAGCTTGACAAAGAAACGCGTAAAAAAATTACCTTGAGTGGCGCGCAAAAGGGCACGGTATTAGATGCGGTGTTTGGCGATCAGGACATTATTGATGAATCAGATCAGGGTAAATCCTTTGGCGCTTTCTTTGAATTACTGATGCACAGTGAAATGCGTAACAATATGCGCGGCGATCTTAATACCTTGCTCAATTCGGCATTTTGTCCGGATTTCGCCAACGATGATGAGCTGCTCCAGCACTTATACAGCTATTTGTTAGATGCTGGTAATAGTGTGAATAGCACCAAGCAGCAGATCACGGATCAGTTGCGACGCTATATTCAAGAACAATCGCAAGACAACAAACGCATTTTATCGCTCATTCGTGACTTTGAATCAGCCACCCATCATTTAAGTCAACAGCAGGCAGAGCAAGGACGGCCAGATTTCAAACAAGACAAAGCCTTTACTGAGCTGGACAGCTTTCAGGCGATGATTGCCCAGCAGCTTAGCCGGCAGTTGTATCAACCTAAACAACAAGAGTCGCTTGACTCGGCCATTGTTGAAAATAACCCAGCACCGGATATAGACCTATCACGGTTATTGGAAGTTAGCCATATCAACGAGCAACAGTTGCGCCAACAAATTGCCAGTTGCTTGCAGCAACTTAGTGGTCAGGCAACATTGGCGCAAGTGATTGAAAGCTACCCGATTCAATACGGGCTGGATGAGCTATTAACCTATGTCAAAATGGCGTGTGAGCAGGAGATCAGCGCCAATATTAACGACCAAGTGCCACAGCAAATTAGCTGGCAAGTTCAGCAAAATAATCAGCTTGTCACCCGACAAGTGCAATTACCGACTATTACCTTTATTCGAGATTAG
- a CDS encoding DUF4194 domain-containing protein, with translation MADTLTSDEQTTAARSQQEKSSVQVRLLKGPIYRAQHKELWAWLERDQYRIREYFQQIGLALTLDDSEGYAFLRQQELSAEQGDIDIPRLIRKYQLPFNQTLLLVLLRKRLAEHDSEDSTPRLIIDRQSIYQAMSGFYPDVSDQVKQQKEFDAVINKVKEMGFLTLLPNHKDEFEVQRIIKAVISAERIGELIDTLTSHQQHNEEED, from the coding sequence ATGGCTGATACCTTAACTTCAGACGAACAAACAACCGCAGCTCGCAGCCAACAAGAAAAATCGTCAGTGCAAGTACGCTTACTCAAAGGGCCTATTTACCGCGCCCAGCATAAAGAGTTATGGGCATGGCTGGAGCGCGATCAGTACCGTATTCGTGAATATTTTCAGCAAATCGGCTTAGCACTTACTCTGGATGACAGTGAAGGGTATGCCTTTTTACGCCAACAAGAGTTGTCAGCAGAGCAGGGCGACATTGATATTCCCCGTTTAATTCGCAAGTATCAATTGCCCTTTAATCAAACCTTATTGTTGGTGTTATTGCGTAAGCGCTTAGCTGAACACGACAGTGAAGACAGTACCCCCAGACTGATTATTGACAGACAAAGTATCTATCAGGCGATGTCGGGTTTTTACCCGGATGTCAGCGATCAGGTCAAGCAGCAAAAAGAATTTGATGCGGTGATCAATAAAGTTAAAGAAATGGGCTTTTTGACATTATTGCCCAATCATAAAGATGAATTTGAAGTACAGCGCATTATTAAAGCTGTGATCAGCGCTGAGCGCATTGGCGAGCTTATCGACACCTTGACCAGCCATCAACAGCATAACGAGGAGGAAGACTAA
- a CDS encoding ATP-binding protein: protein MPEATQAIELADTKQAETELTGFRLANFSVFNWGTFDKQVWSLTPAQSNALLTGNIGSGKSTLVDGLTTLLVPPRKLAFNKAAGAEEKERSIESYFFGFYTSQQDEYGKARAVGLRHQGKHYSVILAEFYSQALKQSVTLAQVFWLKPGDKKVKRLYVVAQQRLTIAEHFSHFGSQINQLRKRLRKIADLELFDAFTPYAQKFSQLLGLGTDGKALALFNQTISMKSVGSVTDFVRDNMLEQPDVEAQLQELERNYDDLKRLHDAVVAARQKVELLTPVDNFGQAVLSAGQDKQHIEACRDLTDVYMANIAVDLYQTRLASRQQELTKLDIKLAELNQQKQSLGATITQLNEDIRENGGGRLQQLEQNIQQLSKIRDDSKRVCQQYLNLVNALQLNTALNADTFVDNIDCAKAQQEALYQQIEQVNEQAFSVKQSKQKLEQEQQEVATQTAALKQRKSNIHHVNLLTIREHICQQLGVDEECLPFVAELIQVKPEQSQWQGAIERVLHNFALSLIVPEALYQEVCDYVEQTHLGARLVYYRIREPENYYPVTRANDSLLSKIELKSDSEYYNWLDHELAKRFNYTCCTNMQEFRRSEKALTRNGQIKSGKFRHEKDDRHKLHDEKRYVLGWSNKEKLKLLAAQYNRFELALKKSSSELIELAKTKDQLGEQQYKTRQLANFAFSFEQINWSVYAQQIEALQREQAQLIQSSDVLDSLQQQLAEQQQALSDTESALTQANQNKGSLTEKINTEQQALASKQALLSECDPQARAHCFPTLDNFYQQYIEHQQLRINMLDNVTSTLRKKLNDKIQHLEEKRRKKQAQMISAMNTFAHTFPNEVTEFDASVESLPEYKQLLTRLTEEDLPRHEARFKEMLNRDTIRAMVLFASYLDKQEEEIDARIRLINQSLHALDYQTGTYIEIDSIASPDVEIRDFKQRLKNCYELSTDDELYSEEKFERVKDLIEQMRNEPKWTQKVVDVRYWHLFNVVERYREDNSEKECYSDSGGKSGGQKEKLAYAILAAAIILQYGLVDSQHNSNHKNKRRFNLVVIDEAFARGSKDSTRFGLELFKKLGLQLLLVTPLQKLDVIEHYVKHVHFVDQQNNQSMLLNMTIDEYREQVARSKALQGYQHLVEDLSVS, encoded by the coding sequence ATGCCCGAAGCCACACAAGCTATTGAATTAGCAGACACTAAGCAAGCAGAGACAGAACTAACGGGCTTTCGCTTAGCTAATTTCTCAGTATTTAACTGGGGGACGTTTGATAAACAAGTGTGGAGCTTAACTCCAGCGCAAAGTAATGCCTTGCTGACGGGGAATATTGGCAGCGGTAAATCAACCCTCGTTGATGGCCTAACTACATTATTAGTACCACCACGCAAATTAGCCTTTAACAAAGCGGCAGGGGCAGAAGAAAAAGAGCGCTCGATTGAGTCGTACTTTTTTGGTTTTTACACCTCACAACAAGATGAGTACGGCAAGGCGCGCGCTGTTGGTCTGCGCCATCAGGGCAAACATTATTCGGTGATCCTGGCTGAATTTTATAGTCAGGCCCTTAAGCAGTCAGTGACGCTGGCGCAGGTATTCTGGTTAAAGCCAGGTGATAAAAAGGTTAAACGCCTCTATGTGGTTGCTCAGCAGCGCTTAACCATCGCCGAGCATTTCTCGCACTTTGGCAGTCAAATTAATCAATTGCGTAAGCGCTTAAGAAAAATTGCAGATCTGGAATTGTTTGACGCTTTTACCCCTTATGCCCAAAAGTTTAGCCAATTGTTAGGCTTAGGCACAGACGGCAAGGCACTGGCGCTGTTTAATCAAACGATCTCGATGAAATCAGTTGGCTCAGTGACTGACTTTGTGCGCGATAATATGTTAGAGCAGCCAGACGTTGAAGCGCAATTGCAGGAATTAGAGCGCAATTATGATGACCTAAAACGCCTGCATGATGCCGTGGTTGCAGCCCGGCAAAAAGTTGAACTGTTAACACCGGTGGATAACTTTGGCCAGGCAGTCTTATCCGCAGGACAAGACAAGCAACATATCGAAGCCTGTCGAGACTTAACCGATGTTTATATGGCTAATATAGCCGTTGATCTATATCAAACCCGACTGGCAAGCCGCCAGCAGGAATTGACCAAACTTGATATTAAGCTTGCTGAGCTTAATCAGCAAAAGCAGAGTTTAGGCGCTACTATCACCCAGCTCAATGAAGATATTCGTGAAAACGGCGGTGGTCGGCTACAACAGCTTGAACAAAATATCCAGCAACTGAGCAAAATACGCGATGACAGCAAAAGGGTATGCCAGCAATACCTGAATTTGGTTAATGCCTTGCAACTCAATACCGCTCTTAATGCTGATACTTTTGTCGATAATATTGACTGTGCTAAAGCGCAGCAAGAAGCGCTTTACCAGCAAATAGAGCAAGTTAACGAGCAGGCATTTTCGGTTAAGCAAAGTAAGCAAAAACTTGAACAGGAACAACAAGAAGTTGCCACGCAAACTGCCGCCTTAAAACAGCGCAAATCCAATATTCATCATGTCAACCTGCTCACCATCCGCGAGCATATTTGTCAGCAGCTTGGCGTTGACGAAGAATGCTTACCTTTTGTTGCTGAACTTATTCAGGTTAAGCCTGAGCAAAGCCAGTGGCAGGGGGCAATTGAGCGAGTATTACATAACTTTGCGCTGAGCTTGATTGTGCCAGAGGCGCTGTATCAAGAGGTGTGTGATTATGTTGAGCAAACTCACCTGGGTGCTCGTTTAGTCTATTACCGTATCCGCGAGCCAGAGAATTATTATCCAGTGACAAGGGCAAATGACTCATTACTGAGTAAAATCGAACTTAAGTCTGATAGCGAATACTACAACTGGCTCGATCATGAATTAGCCAAACGCTTTAACTACACTTGCTGTACCAATATGCAGGAATTTAGGCGCAGTGAAAAGGCGCTGACCCGCAACGGCCAGATCAAATCCGGCAAGTTTCGCCATGAAAAAGATGACAGGCACAAATTGCACGATGAAAAGCGCTATGTACTGGGCTGGAGCAATAAAGAAAAATTGAAGCTGTTGGCAGCACAATACAATCGTTTTGAACTAGCACTCAAAAAGAGTTCTAGCGAACTAATAGAGCTTGCCAAAACCAAAGATCAGCTTGGCGAGCAACAATACAAGACTCGTCAATTAGCTAACTTTGCCTTTAGTTTTGAGCAGATCAACTGGTCGGTCTATGCCCAGCAAATTGAAGCACTGCAACGAGAACAGGCACAGTTAATCCAATCATCTGATGTACTCGATAGCTTGCAACAGCAATTAGCCGAACAGCAACAAGCGTTAAGCGATACTGAATCGGCGCTGACTCAAGCTAACCAGAATAAAGGTAGCTTAACTGAAAAAATTAACACTGAGCAACAAGCGCTGGCGAGCAAGCAAGCACTATTGAGCGAATGTGATCCGCAAGCGCGAGCACATTGTTTTCCCACCCTGGATAATTTCTATCAGCAATATATTGAGCATCAACAGCTACGGATCAATATGCTGGACAATGTTACTTCAACCTTGCGTAAAAAGCTTAACGATAAAATTCAACACTTAGAAGAAAAGCGCCGCAAAAAGCAAGCACAAATGATTTCGGCAATGAATACCTTTGCTCATACTTTTCCCAATGAGGTAACAGAATTTGATGCCAGTGTTGAATCCTTACCTGAATACAAACAACTGCTGACGCGCTTAACAGAAGAAGATTTACCACGCCATGAAGCCAGATTCAAAGAAATGCTTAACCGCGACACCATTCGCGCTATGGTGCTATTTGCCAGCTATCTGGATAAACAGGAAGAAGAAATTGACGCCCGTATTCGATTGATTAACCAGTCATTACATGCCCTTGATTATCAAACTGGCACTTATATCGAAATAGACAGCATTGCTTCGCCAGATGTTGAAATACGCGATTTTAAGCAGCGCCTTAAAAACTGTTATGAGCTGAGCACAGACGACGAGCTTTACTCCGAAGAAAAATTTGAACGAGTAAAAGACCTGATCGAACAAATGCGTAACGAACCTAAATGGACACAAAAAGTGGTCGACGTTAGATACTGGCACCTGTTTAACGTGGTTGAACGTTATCGTGAAGATAACAGCGAGAAAGAGTGTTACTCAGACTCAGGTGGTAAGTCTGGCGGCCAAAAAGAAAAATTGGCCTATGCGATATTAGCTGCTGCGATTATTTTGCAATACGGTTTGGTGGATAGTCAGCACAATAGCAATCACAAAAACAAGCGACGCTTTAATTTGGTGGTGATTGATGAAGCCTTTGCCCGTGGTTCAAAAGACAGTACCCGCTTTGGCTTAGAGCTGTTTAAAAAGCTCGGCTTGCAATTATTATTAGTGACCCCTTTGCAAAAGCTGGATGTGATTGAACACTATGTTAAGCATGTCCATTTTGTTGATCAGCAAAACAACCAGTCAATGCTACTCAATATGACCATTGACGAATATCGCGAGCAAGTGGCGCGTAGTAAAGCACTGCAAGGTTATCAACACTTGGTTGAAGATTTGAGCGTAAGTTAA
- a CDS encoding Wadjet anti-phage system protein JetD domain-containing protein — translation MPALISSKAIKAKLLKQWQKYYFHLVYLASEQGENEPKQLFPLTVRLTVPTGRQLLHEYQQVQGWLADMATFDAIKGFTLVKQDISYQKMGRQRMPNQLLIDDLESLARWLGQWQAWQRFDKSYQQVKKQMPMLLTWLVENPGLFEKYLDVWPQLLAVVSYFCQSPQPKCYLRQLDIVGVDTKFIESHKSILKSLLDHTLPDSAINFDYDKLTEHGFEKRYGLLYEQPQIRFRLLDPQLAAEFNGVTDLSLPVDQFKQLDLLVDQVFITENKVNGLAFPNCHNAIVVFGLGYGVQTLKHVGWLAECQLYYWGDIDTHGFAILSQLRGYFPRTKSLLMDEQTLHQHQKLWVQEPIAKRCKLEQLSHLTAEESQLYHQLKTNIWQENLRLEQERISFAALHVALGNVK, via the coding sequence ATGCCAGCACTTATTTCCAGCAAAGCCATTAAAGCCAAATTGCTTAAACAGTGGCAAAAGTATTACTTTCATTTGGTTTATTTAGCTAGTGAGCAAGGAGAAAATGAGCCAAAACAGCTATTTCCGTTAACCGTGCGGTTAACGGTACCAACAGGACGGCAGCTATTACATGAATACCAACAGGTGCAAGGCTGGCTTGCTGATATGGCGACATTCGATGCAATCAAGGGTTTTACACTGGTAAAACAAGATATCAGCTATCAAAAAATGGGCCGGCAGCGAATGCCAAACCAATTGCTTATTGATGATCTGGAATCTTTGGCAAGATGGCTGGGGCAATGGCAAGCCTGGCAACGCTTTGACAAAAGCTATCAGCAAGTGAAAAAGCAAATGCCAATGTTGTTGACGTGGCTGGTAGAAAATCCTGGGTTATTTGAAAAGTACCTCGATGTTTGGCCTCAACTGTTAGCTGTAGTTAGCTACTTTTGCCAATCCCCTCAACCAAAGTGTTATCTGCGCCAACTGGACATTGTTGGTGTCGATACCAAATTTATTGAAAGCCATAAAAGTATCTTAAAAAGTTTACTTGATCATACCTTGCCTGATAGTGCCATTAACTTTGACTATGACAAACTGACCGAGCACGGTTTTGAAAAGCGTTATGGCTTGCTATATGAACAGCCGCAAATACGCTTCCGTCTGCTCGACCCACAGCTAGCGGCTGAGTTTAACGGCGTTACTGATTTAAGCTTACCAGTTGATCAGTTCAAGCAACTAGATTTACTCGTTGATCAAGTGTTTATTACCGAAAACAAAGTCAATGGCCTAGCTTTCCCAAATTGTCACAATGCGATAGTTGTTTTTGGCTTGGGCTATGGCGTGCAAACGCTTAAACATGTTGGCTGGCTGGCTGAGTGTCAGCTTTATTACTGGGGCGATATTGACACTCACGGCTTTGCTATCTTGTCACAACTACGCGGTTATTTTCCAAGAACTAAATCTCTATTAATGGATGAGCAGACTTTACACCAGCATCAAAAACTCTGGGTGCAGGAACCTATAGCTAAGCGTTGTAAGCTTGAGCAGTTAAGCCATTTAACGGCTGAGGAAAGCCAGCTTTACCACCAGCTAAAAACCAATATCTGGCAAGAGAATCTTAGACTAGAGCAAGAAAGAATTAGCTTTGCTGCCTTACACGTGGCACTTGGTAATGTAAAGTAG